The following proteins are co-located in the Pirellulaceae bacterium genome:
- a CDS encoding HEAT repeat domain-containing protein produces MPQVRNIAMWLVGVVAMTGASQRAYSVTPRDVVNESLERVPATAPADAANTLRLQNGFRAELIAAEPLVTDPIAMQYDENGLGYVVEMNDYPYSDKSHDESWTDQTSASIGRIRVLEDTDGDGKFDRSTIFADKLSWPSGIALWKGGLYVAATPDIWYLKDLDGDRRADVRRKVFAGFRKYNVQAIINNLQWGLDHRIYAAGSSNGGSISAVSAIDNQADLNDLRRDEQPVRLGRNDFCFDPRSEQFELVSGGARFGHTRDDWGNRFLCNIRNPVQQVVLPAHYLARNAFLPVQSAIHDVARSGDDLAVFQISPAEPWRAIKARRLAANQATKSPYDSTVAKGFVTSCSGVTIYRGAAYPSEFYGNAFIGEVAGNLVMRYQIDSMGIGFTAARAHDRVEFLASTDNWFRPVNFINAPDGTLHVLDMYRETIEHPWSMPDDLKAQLDLTSGRDRGRIFRLTPPKYRAGFQEPSPPRLGSATIITLVDELENPNSWWRDTAHRLIFERQDSAAVALLQKKLRHSSLPVARLHALWALKGLKDLSCEDLKVALADTSPQVREHAVRLCESQLQQEPELLPLILAMVSDDNRRVRFQAALTLGEIQSDQATTALISLAKQDVAEPWSRIAVLSSLSDSSVPFLLNLLEDTDFGADEAGRQMMGQLAFGVGARGDWEDLNEVLTALANHRAGIQGAKKAAVQALVEFEVVSNLGMGLRRTRNNLDHLAIDTTAGGQLVKTMLLAAHSSVLSSDREMLNRLQAIDLVGLGGFRAAQKSLASLLDARQPAELQRAAVHTLTGFSEPDVAGLLLEKYAVLTPELQAEVVTRLLTREDWRLAVFDAIENRLVPATRIPEVRRQIYMKSPDPTFRDRAINLFAADSPSPREEVIAKYQQALQQSADAKRGEAVLKRACLNCHRLGDEGGEVGPNLATVQHRSPKELLVSVLDPNREVSPNYMQYLLLTRDGRSLTGIIADETSTSITLRPAEGTTQILLRNEIDEIRNSGISIMPEGLEKDISPQQMADLIAYLLSKRK; encoded by the coding sequence GTGCCTCAGGTTCGCAATATCGCGATGTGGTTAGTGGGTGTCGTTGCGATGACAGGCGCAAGTCAGCGAGCTTACTCCGTCACACCCCGTGACGTAGTTAACGAGTCACTAGAACGCGTGCCGGCAACCGCACCCGCTGATGCAGCCAATACGCTGCGTTTGCAAAATGGATTTCGAGCCGAATTGATTGCGGCTGAACCTCTGGTGACGGATCCAATTGCCATGCAATATGACGAGAACGGTTTAGGCTATGTCGTGGAAATGAACGACTATCCCTACTCTGATAAGTCGCACGACGAGTCTTGGACGGATCAAACCTCCGCTTCGATCGGACGGATCCGGGTGCTGGAAGATACCGATGGGGATGGGAAGTTCGATCGATCGACTATTTTTGCCGATAAGCTTTCATGGCCGTCCGGTATCGCTTTGTGGAAAGGAGGGCTCTACGTTGCTGCCACGCCTGACATTTGGTATCTGAAAGACCTCGATGGTGATCGTCGCGCGGATGTACGCAGAAAGGTGTTCGCCGGCTTTCGGAAATATAATGTTCAGGCGATAATCAATAACCTTCAATGGGGACTGGATCACCGCATTTATGCTGCGGGATCAAGCAACGGCGGCAGCATTTCTGCCGTTTCAGCAATCGATAACCAGGCAGACTTGAATGATTTACGTCGCGACGAGCAACCAGTTCGGTTGGGTCGTAATGACTTTTGTTTTGATCCTCGGTCCGAGCAATTTGAATTGGTTTCGGGAGGGGCTCGATTCGGTCACACTCGAGACGATTGGGGAAATCGATTTCTTTGCAATATACGTAATCCGGTGCAACAGGTTGTTCTCCCGGCCCATTACCTTGCACGCAATGCTTTTCTTCCTGTCCAGTCCGCGATCCACGATGTGGCAAGGTCCGGCGATGATCTTGCCGTTTTTCAAATCAGTCCCGCGGAACCATGGCGAGCAATCAAAGCTCGCCGATTGGCTGCCAATCAGGCTACCAAATCACCGTACGACTCAACCGTTGCAAAAGGTTTCGTCACTTCTTGTAGTGGAGTAACGATTTATCGGGGCGCTGCCTATCCTTCAGAATTTTATGGAAACGCCTTTATTGGTGAGGTTGCGGGTAACCTTGTCATGCGCTATCAGATCGACTCGATGGGGATCGGGTTTACGGCAGCTCGCGCACACGATCGCGTTGAATTTCTGGCCTCAACGGACAACTGGTTTCGACCTGTCAATTTCATCAACGCCCCGGATGGGACGTTGCACGTGTTGGACATGTACCGCGAGACGATCGAACATCCGTGGTCGATGCCGGATGATCTGAAAGCTCAGCTTGACCTGACGAGTGGTCGAGACCGCGGACGCATCTTTCGTCTGACTCCACCCAAATATCGAGCTGGGTTTCAAGAACCGAGTCCGCCGCGTCTGGGATCTGCGACCATCATCACATTGGTTGATGAGTTGGAGAATCCAAATTCGTGGTGGCGCGATACGGCACATCGATTGATCTTTGAACGCCAGGATTCTGCAGCAGTTGCGTTATTGCAGAAAAAGTTGCGACACAGTTCGCTTCCCGTTGCGCGACTACACGCACTTTGGGCGCTGAAAGGGCTGAAGGATCTCTCCTGTGAGGATCTTAAGGTGGCCCTTGCTGATACCAGTCCGCAGGTACGCGAACATGCTGTACGATTGTGTGAGTCGCAGTTGCAGCAAGAGCCCGAATTGTTACCGTTGATTCTTGCCATGGTGTCCGATGACAACAGGCGTGTTCGATTTCAAGCAGCGTTGACGCTCGGAGAAATTCAGAGCGATCAGGCGACGACCGCTCTGATTTCACTCGCTAAACAAGATGTGGCAGAGCCGTGGTCTCGCATTGCCGTGCTTAGCTCTCTTTCCGACTCGAGTGTGCCGTTTTTGTTGAACTTGTTAGAGGACACCGACTTTGGAGCAGACGAGGCCGGTCGGCAGATGATGGGGCAACTTGCGTTTGGTGTCGGTGCACGTGGTGATTGGGAGGACCTCAATGAAGTCCTTACAGCATTGGCAAATCATCGAGCTGGGATTCAGGGTGCAAAGAAAGCAGCGGTGCAAGCGTTAGTTGAGTTTGAGGTTGTGAGCAACCTTGGTATGGGGTTGCGACGAACGCGGAACAATCTAGACCATTTGGCAATCGACACGACTGCGGGTGGTCAACTGGTGAAGACGATGTTGCTGGCGGCACACAGTTCAGTGTTGTCTTCGGATCGTGAGATGCTGAATCGGTTGCAAGCCATTGATCTGGTGGGCTTGGGTGGATTTCGAGCAGCTCAGAAAAGCTTGGCGAGCTTGCTTGACGCGAGGCAGCCTGCCGAGTTGCAGCGTGCTGCAGTCCACACATTGACTGGCTTTTCCGAGCCTGACGTGGCGGGATTACTGCTAGAGAAATACGCGGTACTTACTCCTGAACTCCAAGCGGAAGTGGTGACGCGTTTGCTAACGCGAGAAGACTGGCGCCTCGCCGTGTTCGATGCTATCGAGAATCGTCTCGTCCCGGCCACACGCATTCCAGAAGTTCGGCGTCAAATCTACATGAAAAGTCCCGATCCGACCTTTCGCGATCGGGCAATCAACTTGTTTGCGGCCGATTCGCCCAGTCCGCGTGAGGAGGTCATCGCCAAATATCAGCAAGCCTTGCAGCAATCGGCAGATGCAAAACGTGGTGAGGCCGTTTTGAAGCGAGCGTGTCTCAATTGTCACCGATTGGGTGACGAAGGAGGTGAGGTAGGACCGAATCTGGCAACTGTTCAGCATCGAAGTCCGAAAGAGTTACTGGTAAGCGTGCTTGATCCAAATCGGGAGGTGTCTCCGAATTATATGCAATATCTGTTGCTCACCCGGGATGGTCGATCACTAACGGGTATCATCGCTGATGAGACCTCGACCAGCATTACGCTGCGTCCAGCGGAAGGTACAACACAAATCTTACTTCGAAATGAAATTGACGAAATTCGCAATTCTGGGATTTCCATCATGCCGGAAGGACTAGAAAAAGATATTTCGCCGCAGCAGATGGCCGATCTGATCGCATACTTGTTGAGCAAGAGGAAGTAG
- a CDS encoding amidohydrolase family protein — MIWDLHCHLSGVEGRTPDERIATLMKYADRMGIDRLVFFMGFPFAPNPSPAEFRRQNDQVIQALSHWHDRAFGFAYINPNHLDESLLEIDRCIRDGPMVGIKLWVAMNCDHKNLDLIVRRAWKYKAVVFQHTWQKTTGNLDGESTPNDLVALAGRHPDIPMICGHTGGNWELGIRAVRHAKNVSIGTGGSDPTAGFLEMAVRELGAERVLYGSDIGGRSFASQLAKVRGAEIPDDAKRLVLGQNLKRMLSGILNEKGVRF, encoded by the coding sequence ATGATCTGGGATCTTCATTGTCATTTGTCAGGCGTGGAGGGCAGAACGCCTGATGAACGCATTGCAACTTTGATGAAATATGCGGATCGAATGGGGATCGATCGATTGGTCTTTTTTATGGGATTCCCATTTGCCCCCAACCCGTCACCGGCTGAGTTTCGACGGCAAAACGATCAGGTAATTCAAGCGCTTTCCCATTGGCACGATCGCGCGTTTGGCTTTGCCTACATTAATCCCAATCATCTAGATGAAAGCTTGTTAGAAATCGATCGTTGTATTCGTGATGGTCCGATGGTGGGCATTAAACTTTGGGTTGCGATGAATTGTGACCATAAGAATCTCGATCTGATCGTTCGACGTGCCTGGAAATACAAGGCCGTTGTTTTTCAGCACACCTGGCAGAAGACAACGGGTAATCTTGACGGCGAATCAACGCCGAATGATTTGGTTGCATTGGCGGGGCGACATCCCGATATACCGATGATTTGTGGACATACTGGCGGTAATTGGGAACTCGGGATTCGTGCCGTGCGTCACGCAAAGAATGTTTCGATCGGAACGGGAGGATCGGATCCAACCGCTGGCTTTCTCGAAATGGCAGTGCGTGAATTAGGTGCGGAACGAGTGCTTTACGGAAGCGACATCGGAGGTCGCAGTTTTGCCTCACAGCTGGCAAAGGTTCGAGGCGCTGAGATTCCCGACGACGCCAAAAGGTTGGTTCTTGGGCAAAATCTCAAGCGAATGTTGTCCGGCATTCTGAACGAAAAGGGAGTCCGGTTTTGA
- a CDS encoding amidohydrolase family protein — MIIDSNVYLSRWPTRRLPCDETPLLVAKLKENQVQAAWVGSFDGILHNDISAVNSKLVYECETHGKGLLVPFGTINPMLPDWQEDLRRCVEEYGMPGVRLHPNYHGYGLDIPVVQELFALCEQHRLVIQLVLRMEDERTQHRLLRVAAVDTKPLVKILKRYPALQLVVLNGLRTLSGDAAAELIAAGNVWFEISMLEGVGGIENFLKNVPLDRILFGSYFPFFCFDSAVLKLRESELGGVLVDTIQQGNAKRLIDPD; from the coding sequence TTGATTATCGACTCGAATGTTTATCTGTCTCGATGGCCTACTCGCCGGTTGCCATGCGATGAAACTCCTTTGCTGGTAGCAAAGCTGAAAGAGAATCAAGTGCAGGCTGCATGGGTGGGTTCGTTTGACGGGATTTTGCATAACGATATTTCTGCGGTTAACTCAAAACTCGTCTACGAATGCGAAACGCATGGCAAGGGATTGCTGGTGCCTTTTGGGACGATCAATCCCATGCTTCCCGACTGGCAAGAAGATCTACGGCGATGTGTGGAAGAATATGGTATGCCAGGGGTCCGACTCCATCCTAACTATCATGGCTATGGGTTGGACATTCCCGTCGTTCAGGAATTGTTCGCGCTGTGCGAGCAGCATCGTCTCGTTATACAACTGGTCCTTCGAATGGAAGACGAACGTACACAGCATAGACTGTTGCGAGTGGCAGCGGTTGACACGAAACCGCTCGTCAAAATTCTAAAGAGATACCCGGCGCTGCAGCTTGTGGTCCTGAACGGACTGCGAACATTATCGGGTGATGCAGCCGCTGAGTTGATAGCTGCTGGTAACGTTTGGTTTGAGATTTCGATGCTTGAAGGCGTCGGCGGAATAGAAAACTTCTTGAAGAATGTGCCGCTGGACCGAATCCTGTTCGGCTCCTATTTCCCGTTTTTCTGTTTCGATTCAGCGGTGCTCAAATTACGTGAATCGGAATTGGGAGGTGTCCTGGTGGATACGATTCAACAGGGAAACGCCAAGCGGCTTATCGATCCCGATTGA
- a CDS encoding PQQ-binding-like beta-propeller repeat protein, with amino-acid sequence MSSLLIGLLMAILPGTTRSNDEAKNWPQFRGPSGDGHAHQQSAPIDWDEQTNIAWKISIPGKGHSSPVIRGDQLWLTTARNEGQQLDAICIDIKTGSIIHHRKLFENVTPQPTHLQNSHASPTPVIDQEHLYVHFGSYGTACLDTTSGRTRWIRNDLVVDHRHGPGSSPILADNQLVLQFDGMDIQFLIALDKKTGRTIWRQQRDIAYNSDNGERKKSFCTPLLISHDGSKQLVTTAARSAIAYNPADGNPLWRVRFLGDSATARPVLGNGIIYLTTSCIDAKMLAINPTARGDITDTGVIWRLKKGVPQRPSPLYIDGLLYCIHDNGVLTCRDAKTSNSIWRKRIGGNYAASPIYADNRIYIVSESGKTFVIAPGQRYQLLAENQLDDGCFASPAVADGAIFLRTRNHLYRIGG; translated from the coding sequence GTGTCATCCCTACTTATCGGCCTCCTAATGGCGATTCTTCCCGGGACCACTCGGAGCAATGACGAAGCGAAAAACTGGCCGCAATTTCGTGGTCCGAGTGGAGACGGCCACGCTCACCAGCAATCTGCCCCCATCGATTGGGATGAGCAAACCAATATTGCTTGGAAGATTTCGATTCCTGGAAAAGGACATTCGTCGCCTGTCATCCGAGGAGACCAACTTTGGTTGACCACGGCTCGCAATGAAGGACAACAGCTCGACGCAATCTGTATCGACATCAAAACGGGATCAATCATTCACCATCGCAAATTGTTCGAGAATGTCACACCGCAGCCGACCCATTTACAAAATAGCCACGCATCCCCCACACCGGTGATCGACCAGGAACATCTCTATGTCCACTTTGGCAGTTATGGTACCGCCTGTCTCGACACAACATCTGGCCGGACCCGTTGGATCCGCAACGACCTGGTTGTGGATCACCGACACGGCCCAGGTTCATCACCCATCCTGGCCGACAATCAATTGGTTTTGCAGTTCGATGGCATGGACATTCAGTTTCTGATTGCGTTGGACAAAAAGACCGGCCGGACGATTTGGCGGCAGCAGCGAGATATTGCCTACAACTCGGACAATGGCGAACGAAAAAAATCATTCTGCACACCGCTTTTGATCAGCCACGATGGATCGAAGCAACTTGTCACAACGGCGGCACGCTCGGCAATCGCTTACAATCCCGCCGATGGCAATCCACTTTGGCGAGTTCGCTTTCTGGGTGATTCTGCCACGGCTCGCCCGGTATTGGGGAACGGCATCATTTACCTAACGACCAGTTGCATCGATGCCAAGATGCTCGCAATCAACCCCACGGCCCGAGGTGACATCACCGACACCGGGGTCATTTGGCGTCTGAAAAAGGGAGTTCCTCAACGGCCTTCGCCCCTGTATATCGACGGTCTCTTGTACTGCATCCACGACAACGGTGTCTTGACATGCCGTGACGCCAAGACAAGCAATTCGATCTGGCGGAAGAGAATTGGTGGCAACTACGCCGCGTCACCTATTTACGCCGACAATCGAATTTACATTGTCAGCGAATCGGGCAAGACATTCGTGATCGCCCCGGGGCAACGCTATCAATTGTTAGCTGAAAACCAACTGGACGATGGCTGCTTTGCTTCACCGGCGGTTGCCGACGGTGCAATCTTCCTACGAACGCGAAACCATCTGTATCGAATTGGCGGATAG
- a CDS encoding right-handed parallel beta-helix repeat-containing protein produces MFSKNVLLTRLILFLLVYCLSDSISAQEGGRRHPENELQSRPAIRISVGNSNADILGNDNRALQAAVDYVGSLGGGTVEIRPGEYLMRDSLHLRSRVTVRGAGEKTVLKKDREYRTPLVLDGDFGEAAITVRDTDGFEFGRGVYVASKKQRNFHGVCATILNGKGNYFTLSRPMNADVMVADGGFAATIHPVISGYNLQDARVERLTVDGNRANNPTKVDGCRTAGIFLYRGDNCVILDCQVRDYQGDGISFQQSNDVKVDQCIVTNCAGFGLHPGSGSQRPAVTNCRATGNDEDGFFFCWRVRGGVAEGNWLEGNGGYGMSIGHKDSDNFVRNNTIVGNKQGGVYWRKETQPMAAHNITFENNQVRDNIGWGLFVDGATNGTIIRDNVIEDTGSGRQETGVVIGAEVRTIAIENNQIKAKVQLLDERTK; encoded by the coding sequence ATGTTCAGTAAAAATGTTCTGTTGACGAGACTCATTTTGTTCCTGCTGGTGTACTGCCTCTCGGATTCTATTTCTGCACAAGAAGGCGGCCGACGTCATCCTGAAAATGAGCTTCAGTCGCGTCCGGCCATTCGCATCAGCGTAGGCAACTCGAATGCGGATATTCTTGGGAACGATAATCGGGCTCTCCAAGCTGCTGTCGATTACGTGGGGAGTCTCGGGGGCGGGACAGTTGAAATTCGCCCGGGTGAATACTTGATGAGAGATTCGTTGCACTTGCGCAGTCGCGTCACGGTTCGAGGGGCTGGCGAAAAAACGGTTTTGAAGAAAGACCGTGAATACCGCACACCGTTGGTTCTCGATGGAGATTTTGGGGAAGCGGCAATTACGGTTCGGGATACGGATGGTTTCGAGTTTGGTCGAGGTGTTTATGTTGCGTCGAAAAAACAACGGAACTTTCATGGTGTTTGTGCCACGATTCTCAATGGAAAAGGCAACTATTTTACCTTAAGCCGCCCCATGAACGCGGATGTCATGGTTGCGGATGGTGGTTTTGCAGCGACGATTCACCCTGTCATCAGTGGCTACAATCTTCAAGATGCGCGGGTCGAGCGACTGACCGTTGATGGCAATCGGGCAAATAATCCGACGAAGGTGGACGGCTGCCGCACGGCGGGTATTTTTCTCTACCGGGGTGACAATTGTGTGATTCTCGATTGCCAAGTACGCGACTATCAAGGGGACGGGATCAGTTTTCAGCAGTCGAACGACGTCAAGGTGGATCAGTGCATTGTGACGAATTGTGCCGGCTTCGGACTTCATCCCGGTAGTGGCTCGCAGCGTCCTGCTGTCACGAATTGCCGCGCGACCGGTAATGACGAGGACGGCTTCTTTTTTTGCTGGCGAGTTCGCGGTGGTGTCGCTGAAGGAAACTGGTTGGAGGGAAACGGTGGTTACGGCATGTCGATCGGGCATAAAGACAGTGACAACTTTGTCCGAAACAACACCATTGTGGGAAATAAACAAGGTGGTGTTTACTGGCGAAAAGAAACGCAGCCGATGGCCGCTCACAACATTACCTTTGAAAACAATCAGGTTCGTGACAATATTGGCTGGGGACTGTTTGTTGATGGAGCGACCAACGGCACAATCATTCGAGACAATGTCATCGAAGATACGGGGAGCGGCAGACAGGAGACTGGTGTAGTGATTGGTGCTGAAGTTCGAACAATTGCCATTGAAAATAATCAGATTAAGGCAAAAGTACAGTTGTTGGATGAAAGAACCAAGTGA
- a CDS encoding NAD(P)-dependent oxidoreductase: MTQPSLSPFNIALTADFYNEAGEPRYADLGLNQFEGHDHIGLAKFSEHRGEITPDQLAGYHAALVLTPKVTANSLADSKDLLAISRFGVGYDTVDIAACTANDVLVTITPGAVDRPVAEATIGWMLVLTHNMLQKDRLVRTGQWDERSHHMGCELRDRTLGVVGLGGIGKKLVELLQGFGMRQPIAFDPFVSAETLAETGARQVGLEELLASSDFVSLHCPLSDQTRGLIGSKELELMKPSAYLLNLARGGIVDEDALYDALANHHIAGAALDCFENEPVISPHRLSELENVILAPHSIAWTEELFRDIGRTACQSLLDLSLGRRPAGAVNPEVFDKPSFMTKWEQAKLAHQ, translated from the coding sequence ATGACACAACCCAGCCTTTCTCCATTCAACATCGCTCTGACAGCCGACTTTTACAACGAAGCTGGTGAGCCACGCTATGCAGACCTCGGGCTCAATCAGTTCGAAGGGCACGATCACATCGGTCTTGCGAAATTCAGCGAGCATCGCGGCGAAATCACCCCTGACCAACTCGCAGGCTATCACGCGGCACTTGTTTTGACTCCCAAGGTAACAGCCAACTCACTGGCTGACAGTAAGGATTTGTTGGCGATCAGTCGCTTCGGAGTTGGCTATGACACGGTCGATATAGCAGCCTGCACCGCAAATGATGTGCTGGTCACAATCACTCCCGGAGCGGTCGATCGGCCTGTCGCCGAAGCGACCATTGGCTGGATGCTAGTCCTGACCCATAACATGTTGCAAAAAGATCGTCTCGTTCGAACCGGTCAATGGGATGAACGCAGCCACCACATGGGCTGCGAACTTCGCGATCGAACTCTCGGCGTCGTAGGACTTGGCGGTATCGGGAAAAAACTTGTCGAGCTATTACAAGGCTTTGGTATGCGACAGCCCATCGCATTCGACCCATTTGTATCCGCAGAAACTCTCGCTGAAACCGGCGCGCGACAGGTGGGTTTGGAAGAACTGCTCGCAAGTTCGGACTTTGTTTCACTCCACTGTCCACTCAGTGATCAGACACGGGGACTCATCGGATCCAAAGAATTGGAACTCATGAAACCGAGTGCTTACTTGCTGAATTTGGCACGAGGCGGCATCGTGGACGAGGACGCGCTCTACGATGCACTTGCCAACCATCACATTGCCGGCGCCGCACTCGATTGTTTCGAGAATGAACCCGTCATCTCGCCTCACCGCCTAAGCGAACTGGAGAACGTAATCCTCGCACCGCATTCAATCGCCTGGACAGAGGAACTCTTCCGGGACATTGGCCGAACTGCTTGTCAGTCTCTACTCGACCTTTCTCTGGGCCGCCGTCCAGCCGGGGCCGTCAATCCCGAGGTCTTTGACAAGCCGAGCTTCATGACCAAATGGGAGCAAGCCAAGCTTGCCCACCAATAA
- a CDS encoding aldolase/citrate lyase family protein, translating into MKTQALRRFRTKLSENEPVYGLWVTLESASITEMAVALGMDWVVIDAEHGYLDWKEINEHIRAGLRSDTVVLVRLAERSTSLTKRALDIGADGVVIPWVETVEQLEAAIRDCRYPTEGRRGIGGERATAWGQCLAEHTSEANEHVIVVPLIESIAAIPNVPAMCELDGTDMLFFGPADFSATAGFRGQWEGPGIAEQILQLKDTIRAAGKHCGVMTTSIDNLVERREQGFQMLGVGADNGLLLRSIHQALQAVDRDRSAAPSLDPADGREVRLPLSEPPKGSTPDRNEAVSSVGDQESVELAPGVMLNVLVGEFNGARQLMTGIVTAQPEAILPYHTHPCGESITVLEGAAEIAVDGRVYHLKPLDNITIPRWLPHQARNPDPNHVARLHVTLAMSVPERELVTRAFNSNDMPADSCGEPGFERVTRFATTTRTGGLGPGVEFIDYFNADLLPGIEMSGGFARIAPGGRLPDHLHDFDESICIIRGSAHCLVEGRQYSLAHCDTAMVPRGRVHYFTNESDELMEMIWVYAGPMPERVVIRPGFVREPIC; encoded by the coding sequence ATGAAGACACAGGCACTGAGACGCTTTCGAACCAAACTGTCAGAGAACGAGCCCGTTTATGGACTCTGGGTGACGCTCGAATCCGCAAGCATCACGGAGATGGCGGTTGCCCTCGGAATGGATTGGGTCGTGATCGATGCCGAGCACGGATATCTCGACTGGAAAGAGATTAATGAACACATCCGAGCCGGATTGCGAAGCGACACTGTCGTCCTGGTTCGGTTGGCTGAACGGAGCACCTCTCTCACCAAGCGTGCTCTCGACATCGGCGCCGATGGTGTCGTAATCCCCTGGGTGGAAACCGTCGAACAACTCGAAGCAGCGATCCGCGACTGTCGTTATCCCACAGAAGGCCGGCGAGGCATTGGCGGCGAGCGAGCGACCGCATGGGGCCAATGCCTTGCCGAACATACGTCCGAAGCAAATGAACACGTGATAGTCGTCCCACTGATCGAAAGCATTGCGGCCATCCCCAATGTACCCGCAATGTGTGAACTCGACGGCACGGACATGCTGTTTTTCGGACCTGCCGACTTCTCTGCCACCGCCGGTTTTCGAGGGCAATGGGAAGGCCCTGGCATTGCCGAACAGATTCTCCAATTAAAAGACACAATCCGAGCAGCAGGTAAACATTGTGGCGTGATGACAACCAGTATCGACAATCTTGTCGAACGGCGAGAGCAGGGATTCCAAATGCTGGGTGTCGGTGCTGACAATGGCTTACTGCTTCGATCGATTCACCAAGCCCTTCAGGCTGTCGATCGCGATCGATCAGCTGCCCCTAGCCTCGATCCGGCCGATGGTCGGGAGGTCCGCTTACCACTCTCGGAACCTCCCAAGGGCAGCACCCCTGATCGCAACGAAGCTGTCAGCTCCGTCGGCGATCAGGAAAGCGTCGAGCTGGCACCGGGCGTCATGCTGAATGTTCTGGTGGGTGAATTCAATGGCGCTCGGCAACTGATGACGGGCATCGTAACGGCACAGCCTGAGGCAATCCTCCCCTACCACACGCATCCGTGCGGTGAATCAATCACGGTGCTGGAGGGCGCTGCAGAAATAGCTGTGGACGGTCGGGTTTACCATTTAAAGCCGCTCGACAACATCACGATTCCACGCTGGTTACCCCATCAAGCCCGTAATCCAGATCCAAATCACGTGGCACGTCTTCATGTTACACTCGCGATGAGCGTCCCCGAACGCGAGTTGGTCACTCGGGCATTCAACTCAAACGATATGCCAGCCGACTCCTGCGGTGAGCCTGGGTTCGAGCGAGTCACTCGGTTTGCCACCACGACACGCACCGGCGGTCTCGGCCCAGGCGTAGAATTCATTGATTACTTCAATGCCGATTTGCTGCCTGGAATTGAAATGAGCGGTGGTTTCGCACGTATTGCCCCAGGCGGACGCTTGCCCGATCACCTGCATGATTTTGACGAATCAATCTGTATTATTCGAGGTAGCGCCCACTGCTTGGTCGAAGGCCGACAATATTCACTCGCTCACTGTGACACGGCGATGGTTCCTCGTGGTAGGGTTCACTATTTCACCAATGAGTCAGATGAATTGATGGAAATGATCTGGGTCTACGCCGGCCCCATGCCTGAACGGGTCGTCATCCGTCCTGGTTTCGTACGAGAACCGATCTGCTAG